From one Candidatus Chlorobium masyuteum genomic stretch:
- a CDS encoding WD40 repeat domain-containing protein yields MGFLSKIFGKKEVELKLPGIKEDINVIKTMEGHLDRVLGVKFSTDGKKLVSGSFDESVMLWDVESGKSLFTMKGHETWVECIDYSRDGKRLASGSTDSTARIWDAATGKCLHVCKGHDTAVRMVAFSPDSKVLASCSRDTTIRLWDVETGNELSVWRGHKSYIESLAYSHDGKKIVSCGEEPVLKIWDVESGRNIANYRTNDTLSHAVVFSPDDKLIAFCGRDAKVKIVDAATGEILKVLEGHEDAVRSVCFNPEGTKVASAANDESIRLWDVATGKQLHSYRGHTLEVQSVDISPDGKIIASGSDDRRIKLWAVV; encoded by the coding sequence ATGGGTTTCTTATCGAAGATATTCGGAAAAAAAGAGGTTGAACTGAAACTTCCCGGTATTAAAGAGGACATCAATGTCATAAAGACTATGGAAGGTCATCTCGACCGGGTTCTGGGTGTCAAGTTCAGCACGGATGGTAAAAAGCTTGTCAGTGGAAGCTTCGATGAGAGCGTAATGCTGTGGGATGTAGAGTCAGGAAAATCGCTTTTCACCATGAAAGGCCATGAAACATGGGTTGAGTGCATTGACTACAGCCGTGACGGAAAACGTCTGGCGAGTGGCAGTACTGACAGTACGGCAAGAATATGGGATGCCGCAACCGGCAAGTGTCTCCATGTCTGCAAAGGTCATGATACGGCAGTCCGTATGGTGGCATTCAGCCCCGACAGCAAGGTTCTTGCAAGCTGTTCACGTGATACGACCATCCGGCTCTGGGATGTTGAAACAGGTAATGAGCTCTCCGTGTGGCGGGGTCATAAATCGTATATCGAATCGCTTGCCTACAGCCATGACGGCAAGAAAATAGTCAGTTGCGGAGAGGAGCCGGTACTTAAAATCTGGGATGTGGAGAGCGGAAGAAATATCGCTAACTACCGAACCAATGATACACTTTCGCACGCGGTTGTTTTCAGTCCTGACGACAAATTGATCGCTTTTTGCGGTCGTGATGCCAAAGTCAAGATTGTTGATGCAGCAACAGGAGAGATTCTCAAGGTACTTGAAGGTCATGAAGACGCGGTGCGCAGTGTCTGTTTCAATCCGGAGGGAACGAAGGTCGCAAGTGCGGCAAATGACGAGTCGATTCGCTTGTGGGATGTAGCGACAGGCAAACAGCTGCACTCCTATCGTGGTCATACGCTCGAAGTACAGTCAGTAGATATCTCGCCTGACGGAAAAATCATCGCAAGCGGAAGTGATGATCGCAGAATAAAGCTCTGGGCTGTAGTATAA